From a single Georhizobium profundi genomic region:
- a CDS encoding GNAT family N-acetyltransferase, producing the protein MFRTRIADDLDLLVRTVEPADKAHLLAGFSHLSERSRFFRFLGGVTRLSEKDLVRFTARSNSEHCAIGALNMSVVPPDPVAIARYERLDTDQESAEMAVTVIDAYQGRGVGPLLIGAIAFCAAEAGIKRFVAYVHPENRGMIQLMISLGAHIADAAEGEITFDMPLHRDAGGYPDTRAGKQMRLAYDLMAHHAPESAARPTG; encoded by the coding sequence ATGTTCCGAACGCGCATCGCAGATGATCTGGATTTGCTGGTGCGCACCGTCGAGCCGGCGGACAAGGCGCATCTTCTGGCCGGGTTTTCCCATCTTTCGGAACGGTCGAGGTTCTTCCGCTTCCTGGGCGGTGTCACGCGGCTTTCCGAAAAGGATCTCGTCCGCTTCACTGCTCGATCCAACTCCGAGCACTGTGCGATCGGCGCGCTGAACATGAGCGTCGTTCCGCCTGACCCCGTCGCCATCGCGCGTTATGAACGGCTCGATACCGATCAGGAAAGCGCAGAGATGGCCGTGACCGTCATCGATGCCTATCAGGGTCGTGGAGTAGGCCCGTTGTTGATCGGCGCCATCGCCTTTTGTGCGGCGGAAGCAGGGATCAAGCGGTTCGTGGCTTATGTTCATCCGGAAAATCGCGGGATGATCCAGCTGATGATCTCCCTCGGCGCGCATATCGCGGATGCGGCCGAGGGGGAGATCACGTTCGACATGCCGCTGCATCGAGATGCAGGAGGCTATCCGGATACGCGGGCAGGAAAGCAGATGCGGCTGGCTTACGATCTGATGGCGCATCATGCGCCGGAATCAGCCGCTCGTCCGACGGGGTAG
- a CDS encoding ABC transporter ATP-binding protein, which produces MTETADIDRSSGPLLAARDLVRHFPSARGAAVAGVSFEVMPGELIALLGPSGCGKTTTLRLTGGFERPDAGTISLNGRDVTNLPPEKRGIGFVFQDYALFPHLSVAANVAFGLRHASVADQRKRTAQMLEMVGLADLAERMPHQLSGGQQQRVALARTLAPAPPLVLLDEPFSNLDAALRVETRQEVRRLLKQAGSAAILVTHDQEEALALADRIAVMHAGRILQMSTPDDVYRRPADEFVARFIGRSNIVPACANGFLAQTDFGDLAIDRTMYGNVRLAVKPEQFVLTPAEDGNGVVIGREFRGHDQLYWVRVGGTEIMAIAATNSLLTIGTPVRLTTSEPVALFEQAVAENS; this is translated from the coding sequence ATGACTGAAACAGCTGACATTGATCGGAGTTCGGGACCGCTGCTCGCGGCGCGCGATCTCGTGCGGCATTTTCCGTCGGCGCGCGGCGCCGCAGTCGCCGGCGTGTCCTTCGAGGTCATGCCGGGCGAGCTCATTGCGCTTCTCGGTCCTTCGGGATGCGGCAAGACCACGACGCTGCGCCTGACCGGCGGCTTCGAGCGGCCGGACGCAGGCACGATCAGCCTTAATGGCCGCGATGTGACGAACCTGCCACCAGAAAAGCGCGGCATCGGCTTCGTCTTTCAGGATTACGCGCTCTTTCCGCATCTGAGCGTTGCGGCCAACGTCGCCTTTGGATTGCGACACGCCTCAGTTGCCGATCAACGGAAGAGAACGGCGCAGATGCTGGAGATGGTCGGCCTCGCCGATCTCGCCGAGCGGATGCCGCATCAGCTATCGGGCGGCCAGCAGCAGCGCGTGGCGCTCGCCCGCACGCTAGCGCCGGCACCGCCTCTGGTTCTGCTCGACGAGCCCTTTTCCAATCTCGATGCCGCCTTGCGGGTCGAGACCCGCCAGGAAGTCCGCCGGCTCCTGAAGCAGGCCGGATCCGCAGCCATCCTCGTGACGCATGATCAGGAGGAGGCGCTGGCGCTTGCCGACCGCATCGCTGTCATGCACGCGGGCCGGATCCTTCAGATGAGCACGCCCGATGACGTTTATCGGCGACCTGCCGACGAGTTCGTCGCGCGCTTCATCGGCCGTTCCAACATCGTTCCCGCTTGCGCGAACGGATTCCTCGCCCAGACGGATTTCGGCGACCTCGCCATCGACCGGACCATGTACGGCAATGTGCGACTGGCGGTGAAACCTGAGCAGTTCGTGCTGACGCCTGCAGAAGATGGCAACGGCGTCGTCATCGGCCGCGAGTTCCGCGGCCACGATCAGCTCTACTGGGTCCGCGTCGGAGGAACCGAGATTATGGCGATCGCGGCGACCAACAGCTTGCTGACGATCGGCACGCCGGTGCGGCTGACCACATCCGAGCCCGTTGCCCTTTTCGAACAGGCCGTCGCAGAAAACTCGTGA
- a CDS encoding ABC transporter permease: MTTLVTGGRKRAAPAIFVIPAILVGLAMLVPIFYLVLRATEADFGTVASLVFRPRTGQLLLNTTALVAGVLILATAIAAPLAWLTTRTSLKGRRIAHILVVLPLAVPGYVMAYALIGLSGYYGFMNTLFGWTFPRPQGWLGATLALSLYTYPYIYLNLRAALGSIDASLEESARALGASPREVFFRVTLPYLRPALFSGWLVVGLYVIGDFGAVALMRYEVFSYALYTQYAAAYDRIYAAWLALIMITIAVSVIWWESKLREGAHFARTGTGSGVRSSLSSLSTLPSVAAWGFIALVALASLGLPVSVLAFWLSAEPLLPSLPALLTSFWHSVSVAVPSALLAGALALPVAVMAVRYPSPLSSAINRLAFIGYAVPPLAFALAFVFISLGFARPLYQSHLLLVIAYSLAFLALALGPIRAALYLARPSLEEAARSLGYSPLSVVAHVVFPLIRRGVIGGMVLVFVIAMKELPIAFLLAPTGYRSLAITLFSRTSEGMLVNAAPYAAAIIIFSGLFVGVVLRHEAKHD, translated from the coding sequence GTGACAACCCTTGTGACGGGCGGCCGCAAACGCGCGGCGCCCGCCATCTTCGTCATCCCCGCCATTCTGGTGGGGCTGGCGATGCTGGTCCCTATCTTCTACCTCGTGCTGCGCGCGACCGAGGCCGATTTCGGCACGGTCGCTTCTCTCGTTTTCAGGCCCCGTACCGGCCAACTGCTGTTGAACACGACAGCACTCGTCGCCGGCGTGCTCATTCTCGCGACCGCGATTGCCGCGCCGCTGGCCTGGCTGACCACGCGCACGAGCCTGAAGGGACGGCGCATCGCGCATATTCTGGTTGTGTTGCCGCTGGCGGTTCCGGGCTACGTGATGGCCTATGCGCTGATCGGGCTATCCGGCTATTACGGCTTCATGAACACGCTCTTCGGCTGGACCTTTCCCAGGCCGCAAGGCTGGCTCGGCGCGACGCTCGCTCTCAGCCTCTATACCTATCCCTACATCTATCTGAATTTGCGCGCGGCGCTCGGCAGCATCGACGCAAGCCTCGAAGAGAGCGCGCGCGCACTTGGCGCGTCACCCCGTGAGGTCTTTTTCCGGGTTACGCTGCCCTATCTGCGCCCTGCGCTGTTTTCCGGCTGGCTCGTCGTCGGCCTCTATGTGATCGGCGATTTCGGCGCGGTTGCGCTAATGCGCTATGAAGTTTTCTCTTACGCGCTCTACACGCAATACGCCGCTGCCTACGACCGCATCTATGCCGCATGGCTCGCATTGATCATGATCACCATCGCGGTCTCGGTCATCTGGTGGGAAAGCAAGCTGCGCGAAGGTGCCCATTTCGCCCGCACCGGCACCGGCTCCGGCGTGCGATCGAGCCTGTCCTCGCTCAGCACGCTCCCGTCCGTAGCCGCCTGGGGCTTCATCGCCCTCGTGGCGCTCGCCTCGCTCGGCCTGCCAGTGTCGGTTCTGGCCTTCTGGCTTTCGGCCGAGCCCCTGCTGCCGAGCCTGCCTGCGCTTCTGACAAGCTTCTGGCATTCCGTGTCGGTGGCGGTCCCCTCCGCCCTGCTCGCCGGTGCGCTGGCGCTGCCCGTCGCCGTCATGGCGGTGCGCTATCCGTCGCCGCTGTCGAGCGCGATCAACCGCCTGGCCTTCATCGGCTATGCCGTACCGCCGCTCGCCTTTGCGCTTGCCTTCGTGTTCATCTCGCTCGGCTTCGCGCGGCCGCTCTACCAGTCGCATCTGCTGCTCGTGATCGCCTATTCGCTGGCCTTCCTGGCGCTGGCGCTTGGCCCGATCCGCGCGGCGCTCTACCTCGCGCGCCCGTCGCTTGAGGAAGCGGCACGCTCGCTCGGCTACAGTCCGCTTTCGGTGGTCGCCCATGTGGTGTTCCCTCTGATCCGGCGCGGCGTGATCGGCGGCATGGTGCTCGTCTTCGTCATCGCCATGAAGGAACTGCCTATCGCATTCCTGCTGGCCCCGACCGGATACCGTTCGCTTGCGATTACGCTGTTCAGCCGCACATCCGAGGGCATGTTGGTCAATGCGGCACCCTATGCCGCAGCCATCATCATCTTTTCCGGCTTGTTTGTCGGGGTCGTTCTCAGGCATGAAGCAAAACATGACTGA
- a CDS encoding iron ABC transporter substrate-binding protein, producing the protein MSKTTRSLIAAAAFAAVSLPTLASAQELTIYSGRGEAFAQPIIDRFAEETGIEVEVRYGGTAEMAVLITEEGEQSPADVFWAQDPGALGAVGELFEPLPEEVLANVPETLRDDEGRWVAASARARTFVYSPERVEEGELPTSITDLTGEEYRGRVGWAPTNGSFQAHLTALRVLLGEEETKAWLEAMIANDTQVYSNNASQLQAIADGEVDFGLVNHYYLLRQKAADAAFPVEQSIFANGDAGNLLMAAGAGVLASSDNKEAAEDFVAFLLSEEAQTYFAQDNQEYGVIEGADNAGIEPNIEDVILASPPLDLNDIDDLEGTLNLLREVGLL; encoded by the coding sequence ATGTCCAAGACGACCCGATCGCTGATCGCCGCGGCTGCCTTTGCGGCCGTTTCGCTGCCGACGCTTGCGAGCGCACAGGAACTGACGATCTATTCCGGCCGTGGCGAAGCATTCGCGCAGCCCATCATCGACCGCTTCGCCGAAGAGACCGGCATCGAAGTCGAAGTCCGCTATGGTGGAACCGCCGAGATGGCCGTCCTGATCACCGAAGAAGGTGAGCAGAGCCCGGCGGATGTGTTCTGGGCACAGGATCCGGGTGCACTGGGCGCCGTCGGTGAACTGTTCGAGCCGCTGCCCGAAGAGGTGCTGGCCAACGTTCCTGAAACACTGCGCGATGACGAAGGCCGCTGGGTTGCCGCTTCGGCACGTGCACGGACATTCGTCTATTCGCCGGAGCGTGTCGAAGAAGGCGAGTTGCCGACGTCGATCACAGACCTGACCGGCGAAGAGTATCGCGGCCGCGTCGGCTGGGCGCCGACCAACGGCTCCTTCCAGGCGCATCTCACCGCGCTGCGCGTGCTGCTCGGCGAAGAAGAAACCAAGGCCTGGCTCGAGGCGATGATCGCCAACGACACGCAGGTCTATTCCAACAACGCGTCGCAGCTTCAGGCGATCGCCGACGGCGAAGTCGATTTCGGCCTCGTCAATCACTATTACCTTCTCCGCCAGAAGGCTGCCGATGCCGCTTTCCCGGTCGAGCAGTCGATCTTCGCCAATGGCGATGCCGGCAATCTGCTGATGGCGGCCGGCGCAGGCGTTCTCGCCTCGTCCGACAACAAGGAAGCGGCCGAAGATTTCGTCGCCTTCCTCCTGTCCGAAGAAGCCCAAACCTATTTCGCGCAGGACAATCAGGAATACGGTGTCATCGAAGGTGCCGACAATGCCGGCATCGAGCCGAACATCGAGGACGTCATCCTGGCATCGCCTCCGCTCGACCTGAACGACATCGACGATCTGGAAGGCACGCTGAACCTGCTCCGTGAGGTCGGCTTGCTGTGA